The Thermodesulfobacteriota bacterium DNA window AAAGGCGTTTTCAACCATTTAGTCATAGCACCACCGAACGTATCGCTGCTTTTTTCCTTTGTACCGATACGGTAACGCTTAGAAAGTCCTTCTACTATAATGGCTGAATCGGGCATTCGAATGAATCTCTATTTATGCTACATCGGCAAAGATGCGTTCCATACGGCAAAAATAAAATGCACCGGACAACGCAATGCATGAAGCACTGACTGCCCCCACAGTAATGAGGTCCCACGGCATGGGCCTTGAGCCAAGCAGGGTCGAACGAAACCCTTCAATGACACCGACCATTGGATAGAGGCCATAAAGCAACCGGTACTTGTCTGGTATAAGGGATACTGGCCATACAACAGGAGCTGAATACATCAGCAACTGCACGAGAAAGGACATGGCATGGCGTACATCCCTGAACTGAATGGCCATGGCAGACAACCACATGCCAGTACCCGCCGCAGTCAACATCATTACAAAAATCAATGCAGGTAAAAACAGAACATATACCGAAGGCGCAATACCGTACCAAGCCATTAACACCGCAAGAATACCGAACGATATTACAAAATCCACCAGTCCGGCCAGCACAGGCGTCATCGGAACAACCAGTCGAGGGAAATAGACTTTGGTAATCATATTGGCGTTTGCCACCAAGCTTTGGGCGGAATTCGTAAACGACGTAGAAAAATAGGTCCAGGGGATCAAGGCCACATAGGTGAAAACCGGATACGGCACCCCGTCGCTGGGGATTTTAGCCAACCGTCCAAAGACAACAGAAAAAATGATCATGGAAAAAACCGGCCGGATAATCGCCCACAAAAAGCCTAATACAGTTTGTTTGTACAGAACCTTAATATCACGCCAAACAAAAAACCAGAATAGATCACGGTACTGATACAATTCGTGGAGATCAATAATGCGCCACCCTTTTCGCGCTTCGATAATATACTGATTTTTGATATTGTTCGGGCTTATTGGGGTGCTTTTCATATACCAGAGTCTCGTCCGATGAGTTATCGGTGCATTATATATTAACCCTGATCATTGCGGTAAAAGATGGGCATAAGAAAACCATAGCAAAAAATATCGGAAGGAAAAAGAAAAAGAGGATGGGAAAGAGTGTGATCCATCGCAACATAACAGGCGATGGATCACACTCAGCTACCTATGTTTTTTTTGGCAAAAGCCTCGCCAAGGTTATTCGAATTTACTCCCCCTTAAATACCGGATCGCGTTTCTGCATGAAGGCCAGGAACCCTTCCATGGCGTCGGCGGATCGGGAGACCCGGTTGGTGCCTTCCAGTTCGGTCTGGAGGCCCTTGTCAAAGCCCCAGTCAATGCCGGTGGCAATGGCTTTGAGTACGCTGGCCACGCCCAGGGGCGGACGGTTGATCAGTTTTTCCGCCATGGCCCGGGCCTCTTCCATCAGCTTGTCGGCCGGGCAGACCTTGTCGACCAGGCCGATTTCCAGGGCTTCGGCGGCGCTTAAGCGCTTGCTGAACAGGATCAGGTCCAGGGCCTTGGATCGGCCCAGCAGAACGGTCATGCGCTGGGTGCCGCCCCAACCGGGGATAATACCCAGGTTCAGTTCGGTCAGGCCGATCTTGGCCTTGGGCGCGTCGGACATCAGCCGGAAATGGCAGGCCATGGCCAGTTCACAGCCGCCGCCGAAGGCGAACCCGTTGACGGCGGCGATGACCGGCTTGGTGTACCGGAAAATCTTGGTCCAGACCCGTTGGCCCTCTTCGCCGGCTTTGGCGGCATTGCCCGCGTCGCTGACGTCGAACCCGGCCGAAAAGGACTTGTCTCCGGCGCCGGTGAGAATGATCACCCGCACGTCTTTGCTGGCTTCGAGCTCATCAAACGCCTTTTCAATATCTTGAATGGTCGCCAGGTTAACGGAATTGACCGGCGGATGGTTGATCATCACGGTGGCTACGTAATTATTAATTTCAATGACTAAATTCTGATACGACATGTCGCTCCTCCTTATACAGTTCTGTTCCAGTTGATAAACACCGACAAGGCGCAGACTATTACGAACTCCGGCCGCAAGTCAAGCACTTACCCGTACTTATCCGATATTTCCTTAACCGCCCAGGCAAGGGGCAGCCGACCTCCCGACCCGGGTTCGGTTGGCATAAACAAAAAAGATCAACCGTCCGCACCGGCTGATCCACTTAATTCCCCCCGGGAATTGATTCGGTCTTGACAACTTTGCCCGGATTATATAGTTAAGTAGAAAAAATAATGGGTTATCACAGCAGATGAATTCAAAAAAATTTATGACCCGGGTGTTGACGGTTATCCTGGCCGCCGTTACCTTCCACATCCTGGGTATTGAATTTCTCATCTTTTTCGTCATGGCGCCTTCTGTCCGCGAATTTGCGGCCATGCTGCTCTATCCCCTGCCCCTGGCCGTCGCCCTGATTATCGCCTATATCGTCATCACCGGCTATTTTCTCAAACCCGTTCTGCTGCTGCTTCGGAAAATTGAAAACGGATCTTCACCGGAAGACGGACTCCTTGCCCTGGCCCAGGACCGCTGCATCAACCTGTCCTATTTTCTGTCCGGCCTCTCCTTCCCGGCATATATTATCGGCGGCGGCGGCGGCGTCTGGATCATCCGCCAGATTTACCCGCACTGGCCGCCGCATATTATGGTTTACGGTTTTCTGGCAGGCATCATCGCCGGGCTGCTCACCATTCCCATGTCCCAGGCCGGCACCGACTGGGCCATCCAACCGGCCATGGAAACCATGAAGGACATTCCCGGTTTTGATCTGGCACGCTCGGCCGGCATCGGCGTACCCTTGCGGGTTAAATTCGTCATTATCGTCGTCGTGATGGTCATCGGCATCACCGGATACAGCGCCATCATCGGTTACAACCGGGTCACCACCGTTATCGACAACATGCAGCAGATCGAAGCCCTTCTCCCGGTGGAAGCCGCTTCCCTGCTGACAGACAAGGCCCGGGGCTCGGAAGACACTCGCATCAAATCCTCGGCGTTCTTCCTGTCGCGGATGGGCAGTCTGAAACTGCTTTTTATCGGCATCATTCTGATCGGTTCCCTGCTGTCCCTGGTCGTGGCCTATGCCGCCGCCGACGCCATGACCCGCCCGCTGAAAATGTTCGCGGGGGTCGCGGAGCGGATAAAGAACGGCCGTTTCAACGAAACCATTGCCATCATCAGTAATGATGAATTCGCCGAGCTGGGCGCCTCGTTCAACCGCATGACCGACACACTGCTGACCCATTTAAAGAAGAATGAACTGCTGATCAACAGCATCGGGGAAGCCGTGGATATTCTCAACCCTCTGTCGCAGGAACTGGTCTCTATCGCCGATCAGCACGCCCTGGGCAGCATTCAGCAGGCGGCCGCCACCGAGAACGCCGAGGAAAGCGGACGGAAAATCGCGGAAACCGCCCGGCAGATCGCCGAGAATGCGGCGGATGTGGCCCGAAGCAGCGCCCAGACCCGCGACAACACCCGTGAAGCGCGGCAGCGCCTGACCGAGACCGGCGTTCGGCTGGAGGAAATCGCCGGTAAAATGGAACATATCGCCAGAGCCGTAACGTTGCTGAAGCAGCAGTCCCAGGAAATCGACGGCATCGTTGAGGCCATCAAGAAAATCAGCGGAAAAACCAATATTCTTTCCCTGAACGCCGGAATCGAAGCCATTAAATCCGGGGAAGCGGGCAGGCGCTTCGGGATGGTCGCCGAAGAGATCAGGCAACTGGCCCAGGACACCGGCAAGTCCGCCAAGCGCATCCGCAAAAATATTGAGCGAATCCAGGAATCCGTGGCCATGTCCATCACCTATGCCCGGGCGGGCGAACAATCCGTGGGAGACGGCAAAAACGCCATGAAGCAGATGACGGCTCAGTTTGAGGAAATTGCCAGGGCCAACGAGGCCGCCGTCCGCGACCTGGAAACCATTGAAGCCATGACGGCCGAGCAGGCCCAGGCCAATGAAAAACTAAATGGAATCCTGTCCACCATCCGTTTGACCGCTCACGACACCTCGGCCTCTTCCGAGCAGACTCACAGTTCGATCAAAGATCTGAAGCGGCTGATCAACCAGTTAAGATCCCATACCCGTCTGCATCAGCAGTAACAGGCCTTTCATTTTTCCCCGCTGATCAGATCGCCGTCTATGATCCGCCGCAGGAGGGCCAGATGAGCGTCTAAGTCTTTCCGGTTTCTGAAAGTCAGAGAAAGGGTATAATCCGGGCCTTCAAAATCGGCGGGAGGCGAAAGTTTTGCCCGGGGTCCGGGTTTTAGCGCCCTGACTTTTTCGGCGAATTCCTCTTCGGCCCGGGAAAGGTGAGGAAAGCGGCGCCGGTGAAGATAACGGAAAAGCTGATCGCAGCGCAGTCCGCGGTCGGCTCCCGGTTCGTTGACCACGGCCTGGCGTCGGATATCGACAAGCAGATCCAGGCATGAAATCCCTTCGACAGCCGTGATCTCCTGAATGAGCAGCAGCGCCTCCCGCTGCCGGTTTACGCCCAGTTTCAGATCGGTGAAAAGTCCGGCCAGTTCCAGAACCTCCGGTTCAGCCATGGCCGCCAGAGACAGGCCCGTGGAAAACGCCAGGCTGCCTGCGGCAACAAGATTAAAGACAGCCTCAGGCAGGGCATGAATCGCCAGTAATTTATCAATGGCGTCGGGTGACGACGGCAGACCGAGCGAAGCCGCCACAGGGCGAAGGTCTTTAGGGTCGTCGATTAACCGGCGGAGTTTATAGACCGCCCGGGACTGTTCGCCGGTATTTAGCGAACGCTGCCAGGCGTTATCGGCAATGGCGATCTTCAGGCAGGCCAGTGCGTCTGTTGCCGGATTCACCAGACGGCAGGGGGCTTTGGAAAAATTCAGGCGGCGGAGGACGGCCAGGCGCCGGAAGCCTGTCACCACACGACAGACGCCCTCGCCCGCGGGTTGAAGAATCGGCGGGGACAGGAGACCGACCTGGGCGATGGACCGTTCCAGGCAGGTATCGTCCTTGTCTTTTTCCGTGGTAATCAGGTACGTCCGGTCATCGGGCAGAATATCGGCGAGGCTCACCACATCTTCTGAAAATGGGAACATGGCCGTATCAGCGGGTCAGCAGCCTCAAAGCCTCCTGGTACTTGCTTTGAGTAATCCTGATGACATCTTCCGGCAGGGACGGCGCCGGCGGGGTTTTATCCCAGTCCAGAGAGAGCAGGTAGTCCCGCACGAACTGCTTGTCGAAACTTTCCTGTGCCCCTCCCGGCCGGTATTTTTCCATGGGCCAGAATCGGGATGAATCCGGCGTCAGGATCTCGTCGATCAGAATCAACTCGTCATTGACGTAGCCGAATTCGAATTTGGTGTCGGCAATGATGATACCGCGTTTTTCCGCGATGGATACGCCCCGGCGGTAAACCGCCAGGCTTAAGTCGCGGGCGGCTTCGGCGGCGTCTTTTCCGGCCAGGGCGACGGCCTCTTCAAAAGAGATGTTGACATCATGCTCGCCGGCATCGGCCTTGGTGGATGGCGTGAAAAGAGGCTCGGGCAGGCGGTCAGATTCGCGCAGGCCGGCAGGCAGGGCGATGCCGCAAACGCTTCCGTTTTTCCGGTAATCATTCCAGCCGGAACCGGAGATATAACCCCGAACGACGCATTCGATGGCCAGCGGACGGGCTTTTTTCACCAGCATGCTTCTTCCGGCCAGGACATCGGCGTAAGGCCGGCAGATCTCGGGATAGTCTTCGACCCGGCTGGAAATCAGGTGATTGCCGACCAGATCCTTCATCTGCTCAAACCAGAAAAGAGAAATCTGGGTAAGAATTTTGCCCTTTTCCGGGACCGGATCGGGCATGACCACGTCAAAGGCCGACAGCCGGTCGGTGGCGACGATCAGCAGTTTGTCGCCCAGGTCATAAACATCGCGGACCTTGCCTCTTTTTAAAAGGGGCAGGCCGGGAAAATCGGTTTGGTATACCGCCTTCATTGATCTACTACTCCGTCTTGTCAGAGGCCGTCTGATGCCGGGTAAACGCCTCGATGTATTTTTTAATGATGCGCCGGGCGTCAGCGTCCGGGTTGAGGAACTCGATGCCGGACTGCCAGCGGTCGTTATCTCCTTTTTTGCTGTAAACGATTTTGCCCATGACATCCGTCACCTCTTCCTGGAAACCGATGGACAGACAAACCGCGTATTGCGGCTCGATCTGCACGTGGGTTTCCAGCAGGATTCCGCCTTCACTGACGTTAAGCGTTCGGCCCATACCCTGGGCGACCGTTTCCCGGGCGTCATTGAAGCAAGAATAGGACAATAAATTCAAAGAATTTACCCGCTCATGTTTTCGATGATGCAATGTCATGGCGAACAACCTGTGTATAATGTTTTATTTCTGATAAATATTCAGCGCGATGCCGGTGGTAGCCGCTATAAAATTGGCAAAATTGTCAATCATATTGGCCATGGTGCCGGACATCCTGCCGTGTTCTTCCATTATGGCTTCCATGCTCATTGGTTTCGTCTCAAGATCATCCGTTCCGTAAACCGCCGCAGAAGCCGGTTCGTGCCCGATATTCAGAAACGGCAGCGGTCCGAAGAAATCATCTTTTTTCAATTCGCAAAGCAACAGGTCTCCCTTGGTAAACTGTTTGACGATATAGGCGTTTCCCTGAACAATGGTAAGCAGCTTGTCCTGCTTCCCGCCTTCCTTGACGATCAGCTTCTTGTCCTTGGAGACCTGCTTCATTTCCATCATCTTAACTTTGCTGGTGGAGGCCAGTTCGGTAACCTGCTTCAACCGGTTATCCATGCTGGTGATAATTTTTCTGAAATCCAAAGACAGCGCCGAATATTCATGATTCAACCGCTGGCGGTCCAGAACCCCGAGAATGACACGATCCGCGGCCACCGCGGTAGCGCTCCGGACATATCCCTCAGCCCCCAGGGAGGACAGATTGCCGATAAACGATCCGGCGCCCAGTTTCAATAATGGAACCAGCTCGCCACCGGTCTCTTTACAGATTTTTATTTTCCCCTCCAGGATAACCCACATCCAGGCGCCGTGTTTCCCCTCGTGCACAATCGGCTGCCCGTCCTGGTATTCCTCTTCGGCGACCACATCCATGTAGTCGATCATCGGGCCCTTGATTACGGGCAGGTAATCCTTTTCGGCGCTTTTCCCGTCTGTGTCAATGCTGACCGCGCCCTTGACCTCAATGTTCCCGTCGTCCAGAAGCCGCAGCCCGTCCAGGATGATTTCCATCCGGCTCTTCTTAATGGAACCTTTGCCCGGAACCGGCTCCTTGACAAATTCAAATTCGCCTTCCATCCATCCGAACAGGGAATAAAGCGCGTCTACTCCGGTTTTCTCCATGGCTTTGGCTTCGATAGGGTTGCCGTCCTTGAAATGGATCAACCCGGGGGTTTCGACATACTTGCTGATAATACGAAGCGTACCGGTGCTGCCGTTGGATCCGATGAGTTGAATCAACTCACCCAGATTAAGATATCCCAAATCGCCGGAAAAAACGACACTGCTTTTCATGATCCGGTCTCGTTATGCTTGATCCGCCCATTTTAACTGCTTTTGCAGATATTGCAGCGTTAGTCGCATGCAGGCCTGTAAAGTCTGCCCAACCCCGTCACCATTCAAAGCACTGGCTTCAAAAGTGGGAACTTTCAACTGGCGGTTGAGGTCTTTTTCCATCTGCTCAATCGACATAATGGGAATATTGTCTTTGGCCAGATCGCGTTTATTATATTGAAGCACCAGCGGAAGTTTAAAAATGCTAAGGCCGTATTCTTTTAAATTGTTCTGCAGGTCCTTTAATGAAAGCATGTTCTTTTCCCGACGGATTTCCATGGAATCGGCGACAAAAACAACACCGTCGGCGCCTTTTAAAACAAGTTTTCGAGTGGAGCTGTACTGGACCTGGCCGGGAACGGTGAACAGCTGCACCCGCACATCACAGCCTTTTATCTTGCCCAGCTCCATGGGAAGGAAATCGAAAAACAGTGTCCGGTCGCCTTCGGTATCGATGGACACCATTTCGCCCTTGACCTGCTTTTTGTACGCCTTGAAAATATATTCAAGATTGGTGGTTTTCCCTCCCCGACCCGGACCGTAATAAACAATTTTACATTCGATTTCCCGTTTATTTATATTAAAAACAGCCATAGCAGTATCAGCGACCTTTGCCAGAGAAAACCGTTGTCAGCGATAAATAATCACCATATCAGTCCATCGGGTGTAAATATAACATATTTACAACGGTCTGCAAAAAAATAAAATGTTTTTTTTATTAATTTTGATAGTAATAAAGAGATTACAGGCTGTCAATCTTTATATCCATGCTGTAATCCCCTTCTTTGGGGCCGGAGGAAATCCTGGTTTTGGAAGCAACCGTACCGGATCCCCGGAAGATAGCGATGGGAGAATAAAAATGGACATCGTCCAGCCGGGTACCCTCTTCCAGATCCTTGATGCGCTCCTCCTCGGACTTGTCGATAATCAGGCTGACGACATTACCGGATTGAAAGCTCACGTCAAGTTCCAGCTGGTCTCCGTTGGCGAGTGTTATGGCAACTGCGCTGATATCCAGAAAATCGTTTTCATCCACGCCGCCGCCGCCGGTTAGTGCCTCGGAACGCGCGGCGCCCTTTTCATCCCATTTCTTGTCAAGAATATCCTCAAAAAACGCCTTTACTTTTTTTAGTTCATCTTCCGAAAAAAGATTATCATTCTTCCATTCGGTAAGTTGTGAAAAGGCTTCGTCGGAAGATTTATAGGCGATGAGGCATCGCAGAATATTCTTGGCGGCCTGAACCCGCTGGGTGTCTACCTCCAGCAACCGGCGGAATTCGGCGATGGCGTCGTTATACTGACCGAATTTGGCCAGGGCAACGGCCCCCTCCAGGGCGGCGGCATGCTCATCATTTTCGGCTGACTGCGAAAAAAGTTTTCGAATCAGCTGATTGACTTCGGCCGACATCTGGGGGTTGTCGGAAACACCTTCCACCCTGACGATACTGCTTTGGACTTTCTCTATTTTTTTGGAAATATTCTTAAGCAGTTTCTCCCGGTTGGGAAGCTGTTTGCTTTTCTGAATGATTTTCTTGACACGGTCATACGTCGCCCGGGATTCATTATACAGACCCTGGGAGCGGTACAGTTCAGCCTGCTGCAAGAGTGATTTGATTTTATCCCGCATCTTTACGCAGAATCCTCTAAATCATCAGTATTACATAAAGTTCGGTCCCCGGCACATCCCCTTTGCCACAAACGAAAGGTATATTACCAACGATGAATATTTATTGTCAATATATAGATATCGCCGACCGAAAATGGACAGGTAAAAAACTAATTTCCGGTCCCTTTCGCGGCCAGCGCGTCGGCAGCCTTGACAAAATCGCCGGCCATATTGGAAGCCATGGTCACAAAGGCCAGCCGGCTCTTGTCGACGCCGGTTTCATCCAGCATCCGGAACGCCTCATTCACCCGCCACTTGGCGTAATTGCTGCCATATTCAGACTTACAGTTGCCGTTATGGCAGGCGGCGACAAGCACCCCTCCAGCTCCTTCGGCAAAGGCGGACAGAATATAATGAAGATCGACCTTCCCGGCGCAGGGAACTTTGATGATGGAAAGTTTTTCCGGCAGCGATAGGCCGAAGCGGCCGGCCGCTTCGGCTGCTTCCGCGGCCGAATTTTCGCAGCAGAAGGCAATAATGGCGCCGCTGGTTTTTCGCGCCGCCTGCCGGATCGCCGTGTTCATCTCGTCATCCGTAAAAGACAACAGTTGAATGGCGTCATTGGGACATTCACTGGCACAGATGCCGCAGCCCTGGCAGGCCACCGGCGACACAACCGCCTTGTCTTCCCAGTAAATGGCGCCGTGAGGACAGCACCGGTAGCAGGTCAGGCAGATGGCGCATTTTTCCCGGTCGACGACGGCTATCCGGTCCGAAGGCAGTGCCGCGTTAAACAGCGTCTTCAGTTCCTGAACGACCGCGGACACATCGGTGACGCAACCGGTCAGCGTCTGCGTCAGGCGGGCACCGCCGACCACATAAATCCCCTTGCGGTTGGAACGGGCGGGAAAGCGATGGACGTTATCCTTCTGCAGATAACCCGAAGGCGTCATGTGCAGACCGAGGACATCCGATAATGAATCGTTTTCCGCGTCGGTATGATTTTTTTCATCCACCACCAGCAGGTCATGGGTGGCCACGACCGGCCGTCCCAGAACCACGTCATCGAATGAAACGCTGGTGCCATTGATCGCGGGAGCCTGCTTCATCTTGAAATAAACAGCGCCCTTATCCCGGCCCTCCTTGTACATCCGGTCCAGGCCGTTATCCGTCAACTTGATGTCATTCACGTAGACGGAAGCGCTGCCCCCGCCTTCCATGACCGACAGGACGGCCCGGAAAA harbors:
- a CDS encoding ABC transporter permease translates to MKSTPISPNNIKNQYIIEARKGWRIIDLHELYQYRDLFWFFVWRDIKVLYKQTVLGFLWAIIRPVFSMIIFSVVFGRLAKIPSDGVPYPVFTYVALIPWTYFSTSFTNSAQSLVANANMITKVYFPRLVVPMTPVLAGLVDFVISFGILAVLMAWYGIAPSVYVLFLPALIFVMMLTAAGTGMWLSAMAIQFRDVRHAMSFLVQLLMYSAPVVWPVSLIPDKYRLLYGLYPMVGVIEGFRSTLLGSRPMPWDLITVGAVSASCIALSGAFYFCRMERIFADVA
- a CDS encoding enoyl-CoA hydratase-related protein; translated protein: MSYQNLVIEINNYVATVMINHPPVNSVNLATIQDIEKAFDELEASKDVRVIILTGAGDKSFSAGFDVSDAGNAAKAGEEGQRVWTKIFRYTKPVIAAVNGFAFGGGCELAMACHFRLMSDAPKAKIGLTELNLGIIPGWGGTQRMTVLLGRSKALDLILFSKRLSAAEALEIGLVDKVCPADKLMEEARAMAEKLINRPPLGVASVLKAIATGIDWGFDKGLQTELEGTNRVSRSADAMEGFLAFMQKRDPVFKGE
- a CDS encoding methyl-accepting chemotaxis protein encodes the protein MNSKKFMTRVLTVILAAVTFHILGIEFLIFFVMAPSVREFAAMLLYPLPLAVALIIAYIVITGYFLKPVLLLLRKIENGSSPEDGLLALAQDRCINLSYFLSGLSFPAYIIGGGGGVWIIRQIYPHWPPHIMVYGFLAGIIAGLLTIPMSQAGTDWAIQPAMETMKDIPGFDLARSAGIGVPLRVKFVIIVVVMVIGITGYSAIIGYNRVTTVIDNMQQIEALLPVEAASLLTDKARGSEDTRIKSSAFFLSRMGSLKLLFIGIILIGSLLSLVVAYAAADAMTRPLKMFAGVAERIKNGRFNETIAIISNDEFAELGASFNRMTDTLLTHLKKNELLINSIGEAVDILNPLSQELVSIADQHALGSIQQAAATENAEESGRKIAETARQIAENAADVARSSAQTRDNTREARQRLTETGVRLEEIAGKMEHIARAVTLLKQQSQEIDGIVEAIKKISGKTNILSLNAGIEAIKSGEAGRRFGMVAEEIRQLAQDTGKSAKRIRKNIERIQESVAMSITYARAGEQSVGDGKNAMKQMTAQFEEIARANEAAVRDLETIEAMTAEQAQANEKLNGILSTIRLTAHDTSASSEQTHSSIKDLKRLINQLRSHTRLHQQ
- a CDS encoding ParB N-terminal domain-containing protein, producing the protein MSLADILPDDRTYLITTEKDKDDTCLERSIAQVGLLSPPILQPAGEGVCRVVTGFRRLAVLRRLNFSKAPCRLVNPATDALACLKIAIADNAWQRSLNTGEQSRAVYKLRRLIDDPKDLRPVAASLGLPSSPDAIDKLLAIHALPEAVFNLVAAGSLAFSTGLSLAAMAEPEVLELAGLFTDLKLGVNRQREALLLIQEITAVEGISCLDLLVDIRRQAVVNEPGADRGLRCDQLFRYLHRRRFPHLSRAEEEFAEKVRALKPGPRAKLSPPADFEGPDYTLSLTFRNRKDLDAHLALLRRIIDGDLISGEK
- a CDS encoding phosphoribosylaminoimidazolesuccinocarboxamide synthase, which encodes MKAVYQTDFPGLPLLKRGKVRDVYDLGDKLLIVATDRLSAFDVVMPDPVPEKGKILTQISLFWFEQMKDLVGNHLISSRVEDYPEICRPYADVLAGRSMLVKKARPLAIECVVRGYISGSGWNDYRKNGSVCGIALPAGLRESDRLPEPLFTPSTKADAGEHDVNISFEEAVALAGKDAAEAARDLSLAVYRRGVSIAEKRGIIIADTKFEFGYVNDELILIDEILTPDSSRFWPMEKYRPGGAQESFDKQFVRDYLLSLDWDKTPPAPSLPEDVIRITQSKYQEALRLLTR
- a CDS encoding PilZ domain-containing protein; the protein is MTLHHRKHERVNSLNLLSYSCFNDARETVAQGMGRTLNVSEGGILLETHVQIEPQYAVCLSIGFQEEVTDVMGKIVYSKKGDNDRWQSGIEFLNPDADARRIIKKYIEAFTRHQTASDKTE
- a CDS encoding DUF4388 domain-containing protein; this translates as MKSSVVFSGDLGYLNLGELIQLIGSNGSTGTLRIISKYVETPGLIHFKDGNPIEAKAMEKTGVDALYSLFGWMEGEFEFVKEPVPGKGSIKKSRMEIILDGLRLLDDGNIEVKGAVSIDTDGKSAEKDYLPVIKGPMIDYMDVVAEEEYQDGQPIVHEGKHGAWMWVILEGKIKICKETGGELVPLLKLGAGSFIGNLSSLGAEGYVRSATAVAADRVILGVLDRQRLNHEYSALSLDFRKIITSMDNRLKQVTELASTSKVKMMEMKQVSKDKKLIVKEGGKQDKLLTIVQGNAYIVKQFTKGDLLLCELKKDDFFGPLPFLNIGHEPASAAVYGTDDLETKPMSMEAIMEEHGRMSGTMANMIDNFANFIAATTGIALNIYQK
- a CDS encoding GTPase domain-containing protein, which codes for MAVFNINKREIECKIVYYGPGRGGKTTNLEYIFKAYKKQVKGEMVSIDTEGDRTLFFDFLPMELGKIKGCDVRVQLFTVPGQVQYSSTRKLVLKGADGVVFVADSMEIRREKNMLSLKDLQNNLKEYGLSIFKLPLVLQYNKRDLAKDNIPIMSIEQMEKDLNRQLKVPTFEASALNGDGVGQTLQACMRLTLQYLQKQLKWADQA
- a CDS encoding hydrogenase iron-sulfur subunit, with protein sequence MEKISMNTDVLVIGGNLTGDGTAVTLAAAGYRVLLAKQSGKADNQPAALLGVSDEARAEWQKLAGRAASSKHVEILDNVRLTRAAGVCGDFTVQLAGDNGVCTDRKIGAIVVATDLKADSMHQEYGLELSGNVLSLSQMETRIGEGKVKDQSVGFLVGLKHNSDPITMKRIFRAVLSVMEGGGSASVYVNDIKLTDNGLDRMYKEGRDKGAVYFKMKQAPAINGTSVSFDDVVLGRPVVATHDLLVVDEKNHTDAENDSLSDVLGLHMTPSGYLQKDNVHRFPARSNRKGIYVVGGARLTQTLTGCVTDVSAVVQELKTLFNAALPSDRIAVVDREKCAICLTCYRCCPHGAIYWEDKAVVSPVACQGCGICASECPNDAIQLLSFTDDEMNTAIRQAARKTSGAIIAFCCENSAAEAAEAAGRFGLSLPEKLSIIKVPCAGKVDLHYILSAFAEGAGGVLVAACHNGNCKSEYGSNYAKWRVNEAFRMLDETGVDKSRLAFVTMASNMAGDFVKAADALAAKGTGN